In Zingiber officinale cultivar Zhangliang chromosome 1A, Zo_v1.1, whole genome shotgun sequence, a genomic segment contains:
- the LOC122026321 gene encoding ankyrin repeat domain-containing protein 13C-like → MEEGRLVVEEFAHSPVHYAVAMGDSVSLGRLLASLPSLAHPSEIRTEADSAREEHLAAEISAVLDRRDVPRRDTALHLAVRLDRTSAVAALANAGADPSLQNAAGWTALQEALCLRRRRLALMLLRHHRRSAWAKFRRRLPPLLVALRRVSDFYLELEFHFESPLLPFLPRVAPSDTYRIWKRATDLRADTSLAGFDGLRIRRSDQSFLFLGTGTGSTVPPGSLLVLHRGRREVRDAFDGAEAAAPAADEADIVADASAYRPGLDITAAQLVSRTNWRRREKIEMVGEWKARVYEIHNVVFSFKTMKACAEEGENDGDDGQNLVVPLDLHEDDDEGFLVAEIPEMPPRHSCYEPRVREREEIGQMARRKSVDVRLREEVKEWARPVRRSVDVRLREEDKEWARPARAKAGRKKEKEMVKSLLPVVWLTEDFPLKLEELMPLLDILANKVKAVRRLRELLTTKFPPGTFPVKVAIPILPTVRVVVTFTKFAYLTQSEQFFTPLSSPRLLPVPEDEENHKVDTQKSSWLRWNSSSTKTSVNRSKSVNTSQVIDHIDPFDIPTNYKWVSIHTKSQNSRTMKPKKGKQMA, encoded by the exons TAGTCCGGTGCACTACGCAGTGGCGATGGGCGACTCGGTCTCTCTAGGTCGCCTCCTCGCGTCACTCCCCTCCCTGGCGCACCCTTCCGAGATACGCACGGAGGCCGACTCCGCACGCGAGGAGCACCTCGCCGCGGAGATCTCCGCCGTTCTCGATCGCCGTGATGTGCCTCGCCGCGATACGGCCCTCCACCTGGCGGTCCGTCTAGACCGCACTTCTGCGGTCGCTGCGCTCGCGAACGCCGGCGCGGATCCGTCACTCCAGAACGCAGCCGGGTGGACGGCCCTTCAAGAGGCGCTCTGCCTCCGGAGACGCCGCCTTGCACTGATGCTTCTCCGTCATCACAGGAGATCTGCGTGGGCCAAGTTCCGCCGCCGCCTTCCGCCACTACTCGTAGCCCTCCGCCGTGTTTCGGACTTCTACTTAGAACTGGAGTTCCACTTCGAGAGTCCgcttctcccttttcttcctcgtgTTGCCCCCTCCGACACTTACCGCATCTGGAAGCGGGCAACCGACCTCCGTGCCGACACCTCTCTCGCCGGTTTCGACGGCCTCCGTATCCGTCGATCTGACCAGTCCTTCCTGTTCCTCGGCACCGGCACGGGCTCCACCGTTCCCCCGGGATCCCTCCTCGTTCTGCACCGAGGTCGGAGGGAGGTGCGCGATGCGTTTGATGGCGCCGAAGCGGCTGCTCCGGCAGCTGACGAAGCCGACATTGTTGCTGATGCTAGCGCCTATCGTCCAGGCCTCGACATCACGGCTGCGCAGTTGGTCAGCAGGACCAACTGGCGAAGGCGAGAGAAGATAGAGATGGTCGGTGAGTGGAAAGCCAGGGTTTACGAGATCCACAATGTCGTCTTCAGCTTCAAGACAATGAAGGCTTGTGCAGAAGAGGGCGAGAATGACGGTGATGACGGACAAAATCTCGTTGTGCCCCTCGACCTCCATGAGGATGACGATGAGGGCTTCTTGGTGGCGGAGATCCCAGAGATGCCTCCGCGGCACAGCTGCTATGAGCCGAGGGTTCGGGAGAGGGAAGAAATCGGACAGATGGCTAGGAGGAAGAGTGTGGACGTGCGGCTGCGGGAAGAGGTCAAGGAGTGGGCAAGACCAGTGAGGAGGAGCGTGGACGTGCGGCTGCGGGAAGAGGACAAGGAGTGGGCGAGACCAGCGAGGGCAAAGGctgggaggaagaaggagaaggaaatgGTGAAAAGCTTGCTGCCGGTTGTGTGGCTGACTGAAGACTTCCCACTGAAGCTGGAGGAACTGATGCCTTTGCTGGATATACTTGCTAACAAAGTGAAGGCAGTGCGCCGCCTCCGGGAGTTGCTGACCACTAAATTTCCCCCAGGAACTTTTCCTGTTAAG GTTGCCATTCCAATCTTACCAACTGTGAGGGTGGTGGTTACATTCACCAAGTTTGCCTATCTAACACAATCTGAACAGTTTTTCACACCACTCTCAAGCCCAAGACTCTTGCCTGTTCCAGAAGATGAGGAGAATCACAAAGTTGACACCCAGAAGAGCTCTTGGCTAAGGTGGAACTCCTCTTCAACCAAAACATCTGTCAATCGATCAAAATCAGTGAACACTTCTCAAGTGATTGACCACATTGACCCATTCGACATCCCAACCAATTACAAATGGGTTAGTATCCACACGAAAAGCCAGAATAGTAGGACCATGAAGCCAAAGAAGGGAAAGCAGATGGCATAA